In Deltaproteobacteria bacterium GWC2_55_46, a single window of DNA contains:
- a CDS encoding GTP-binding protein TypA, translating to MQTSNLRNIAIIAHVDHGKTTLVDAMLKQAGVFRSNEKVQERVMDSIDLERERGITIMAKNTAVEYGGVKINIVDTPGHADFGGEVERTLKMVDGVLLLVDASEGPLPQTRFVLKKALELELVPILVINKIDRPDARIKEVLNEVYDLFIDLDATEDQLDFPIAYTNARKGTATLDLEADSPDLKPLFELIVKTVPAPKGDPLSTLQVLVTNIDYSDYVGRLAIGRIFSGTIKAADNVAMMHADGKTVKTKVTALCVFQGLERKDAAEASIGEIVALAGMEGVNIGDTITSADSPKALPRITVDEPTISMVFSPNTSPFAGRDGKYVTSRNLRERLEKELLYNVSIRVDFEKADAFKVMGRGELQLAILIEMMRREGYELSISMPETITKQIDGKLHEPMEHLVIDVPEEFIGVVTQQVGTRKGKMLKMQNNGHGRVRLEFRIPSRGLIGFRSQFLTDTKGMGLLNHLFDGYEPWHGNISKRANGSLVADRSGASTIYALFNLQPRGTLFIKETVAVYEGMVIGENSRENDLDVNAVKEKKLTNMRASGSDDAMFLFPPRTMTLEQAMEFIGEDELVEVTPASIRIRKRVLEANKRPRKKD from the coding sequence ATGCAGACCAGCAATCTAAGGAACATAGCGATCATAGCCCACGTCGACCACGGGAAGACGACCCTCGTTGACGCGATGCTCAAGCAGGCGGGCGTCTTCCGCTCCAACGAAAAGGTCCAGGAGCGCGTCATGGACAGCATCGACCTCGAGAGGGAGAGGGGAATCACCATAATGGCCAAGAACACGGCCGTGGAGTACGGCGGTGTGAAGATAAACATAGTAGACACCCCAGGCCACGCCGACTTCGGCGGAGAGGTGGAAAGGACCCTCAAGATGGTAGACGGGGTCCTCCTCCTTGTTGACGCATCCGAAGGGCCGCTCCCGCAGACCAGGTTCGTCTTGAAGAAGGCCCTTGAGCTTGAGCTCGTGCCGATACTTGTCATAAACAAGATAGACAGGCCGGACGCCCGTATAAAAGAGGTCTTGAACGAGGTATACGACCTTTTCATAGACCTTGATGCCACGGAAGACCAGCTCGACTTCCCCATCGCCTACACCAACGCGAGAAAAGGGACGGCCACCCTGGACCTCGAGGCCGACTCGCCAGACTTAAAGCCCCTTTTCGAGCTTATAGTCAAGACCGTGCCCGCGCCAAAGGGCGACCCCCTCTCTACCTTGCAGGTCCTTGTGACCAACATCGACTATAGCGACTACGTCGGCAGGCTCGCCATAGGCCGTATCTTCTCCGGGACTATTAAGGCGGCGGACAACGTCGCGATGATGCACGCCGACGGCAAGACCGTCAAGACAAAGGTCACGGCCCTCTGCGTGTTCCAGGGGCTTGAAAGGAAGGACGCGGCAGAGGCCTCGATCGGTGAGATCGTCGCTCTCGCCGGCATGGAGGGGGTAAATATCGGGGATACGATCACATCTGCGGATAGCCCCAAGGCCCTTCCGAGGATAACGGTGGACGAGCCGACCATATCGATGGTCTTCTCCCCCAATACCTCGCCCTTCGCGGGCAGGGATGGCAAGTACGTCACCTCCAGGAACTTAAGGGAGCGCCTTGAAAAGGAGCTTCTTTACAACGTCTCTATCAGGGTCGACTTCGAGAAGGCAGACGCCTTCAAGGTGATGGGCAGGGGCGAGCTTCAGCTCGCGATCCTGATCGAGATGATGAGGAGGGAAGGCTACGAGCTTTCCATATCGATGCCCGAGACCATAACAAAGCAGATAGACGGCAAGCTGCACGAGCCGATGGAACACCTGGTCATTGACGTGCCCGAGGAGTTCATCGGCGTTGTCACGCAGCAGGTCGGCACCAGGAAGGGCAAGATGCTCAAGATGCAGAACAACGGCCACGGCAGGGTGAGGCTCGAGTTCAGGATACCCTCGAGGGGGCTCATAGGCTTCAGGTCCCAGTTCCTGACCGACACCAAGGGCATGGGCCTTCTTAACCACCTCTTCGACGGATACGAGCCCTGGCACGGCAACATATCAAAGAGGGCTAACGGCTCGCTGGTGGCCGACAGGTCCGGGGCGTCTACCATTTACGCTCTTTTCAACCTCCAGCCCCGCGGCACCCTCTTCATCAAGGAGACCGTCGCGGTATACGAGGGCATGGTAATAGGCGAGAACTCGAGGGAGAACGACCTCGATGTGAACGCCGTAAAGGAAAAGAAACTCACCAACATGAGGGCCTCCGGCTCTGACGATGCGATGTTCCTCTTCCCGCCGAGGACGATGACCCTTGAGCAGGCGATGGAGTTCATCGGGGAGGACGAGCTTGTCGAGGTCACACCGGCCTCCATACGCATAAGGAAAAGGGTCCTCGAAGCCAATAAAAGGCCCAGGAAGAAAGACTGA
- a CDS encoding sodium:proton antiporter, with amino-acid sequence MHALTSSWLGYLSLGAFVLAYVLVILEEKLHLRKSKPVLLIGCLMWAFIALYESVNGAGHAEEHVKHMIGEIAELFFFILVAMTYINTLQERMVFDSLKSWLIRKGFGYRSLFWITGVITFFLSAVADNLTSALLMATVVAAVSSNRAFIVPAFINIIVSANAGGAWSPFGDITTLMVWTTGRVETLQFSAIVIPSVVNWFVPAAIMFPFLPKGAPQGSSERIMMKRGAKSVIVLGFLTIATAVSFHQFLHLPPFLGMMTGLGLLMFLGYYIKKKDGFRNKAQDIEESFNIFRKIERSEFDTLLFFFGIITAVGALQYIGYLSLLSANLYGVFGPSYANIAVGVISAVVDNIPVMYAVLQMNPEMGLDQWLLVTLTAGTGGSLLSIGSAAGVAVMGVRRDMYTFLSHLKWTPVIALGYAASIAAWWVFVKV; translated from the coding sequence ATGCACGCACTTACGTCATCATGGTTGGGGTACCTGAGCCTTGGCGCTTTTGTTCTCGCGTACGTGCTCGTGATACTCGAGGAGAAGCTCCACCTGAGAAAATCAAAGCCTGTCCTGCTTATCGGCTGCCTTATGTGGGCGTTTATCGCCTTGTATGAGAGCGTGAACGGGGCCGGACACGCCGAAGAGCACGTGAAGCACATGATCGGAGAGATAGCGGAGCTCTTCTTTTTCATCCTCGTGGCGATGACATACATAAATACCCTGCAGGAGAGGATGGTCTTCGACTCGCTTAAGTCCTGGCTCATAAGGAAGGGCTTCGGCTACAGGTCGCTATTCTGGATAACCGGGGTCATCACCTTCTTCCTCTCGGCAGTTGCGGACAACCTTACGAGCGCGCTCCTCATGGCGACGGTAGTCGCAGCGGTTAGCTCCAACAGGGCCTTTATCGTGCCTGCCTTCATAAACATAATAGTGTCTGCGAACGCAGGTGGAGCGTGGAGCCCATTCGGCGATATCACTACACTCATGGTCTGGACAACCGGCCGGGTGGAGACGCTGCAATTTTCAGCTATAGTCATCCCGTCGGTGGTGAACTGGTTTGTGCCTGCCGCGATCATGTTCCCGTTCCTGCCCAAGGGCGCGCCTCAGGGCTCTAGCGAGCGCATAATGATGAAGCGGGGGGCAAAGTCGGTCATAGTCCTCGGTTTTCTGACCATAGCGACCGCCGTGAGCTTCCATCAGTTCCTGCATCTGCCGCCGTTTTTGGGCATGATGACCGGGCTGGGGCTGCTGATGTTTTTGGGGTACTACATAAAAAAGAAGGATGGTTTCAGGAACAAGGCCCAGGATATAGAGGAGAGCTTCAACATCTTCAGGAAGATAGAAAGGTCCGAGTTCGACACCCTCCTCTTCTTCTTCGGCATCATAACAGCCGTTGGCGCTCTCCAGTACATCGGCTACCTGTCCCTTCTGAGCGCCAACCTTTACGGAGTGTTCGGGCCGAGCTACGCGAATATCGCCGTAGGCGTCATCTCGGCCGTTGTCGACAACATCCCGGTCATGTACGCGGTCCTTCAGATGAACCCGGAGATGGGCCTCGACCAATGGCTCCTGGTGACCCTTACCGCTGGCACGGGAGGAAGCCTTCTTTCTATAGGCTCTGCCGCCGGGGTGGCCGTCATGGGCGTAAGAAGGGATATGTATACCTTCTTGTCTCACCTCAAGTGGACGCCCGTTATCGCGCTGGGCTATGCGGCGAGCATAGCCGCATGGTGGGTCTTTGTGAAAGTTTAG